Genomic DNA from Paenibacillus sp. KS-LC4:
TGGCTGCAGCTGTACAGCAGCTCCAGCGTCGATGTTCGTTATGTGAGCAAGCCGCTGGACGGCTCGATCCGTGATTTTAACGAGCGCTTTACAGGTCTTGATTCAGGCAGCAAAAGCTTAAACACGGTCGCGGTGCCCGCGCAGGCATCCGCAGCAGAGATGGAGGCGTCCGTCTATGTGCTGTCCGGCTTTGCTAAGGCGAATACGCTGCAAGACAAGACGATTCCGCTGCTTGGCTTCGATGATCAGTATTATGCAGGCAAAAAGCTCATAACGGCTGTCGCGCTCTATGATCAGCTCACAAGCGGTCTGAAAGCAGCTGTCGGCACGCCTGATTTGAACGGCAAAGGCTTGCTACAGCTTGTGCGCCAAGGAGAGCAATGGGTGCTCGTTGTGACGGCCAAGGATGAGGCGATGCTGGTGAAGGCGAGCCGACTTGTGGCGAATCAGGCATTGATGGGACAGCTCGATGGCGACCGCAAAATCGTCGATGAAAGCACGGATGTATCGACGCCTGTGGTCAGCATTAGCCGCAATGTCGTATTAACCGAATCAGGTGATGAGCTTAAGGGCTCTCGCCATCAGGAGAAAGCTTATTTTGTGTCGCTGCCAGCCAATCGTTCCATTGCTGACGCAAGCAAAATCAGCCTCGATTTCCGCTATGCGAAAAATCTGGATTTTGATCGTTCGATGGTGACCGTGCTCATCAACAATACACCGATTGGCAGCAAGAAGCTGACGGAGGAGCTGGCTAATGGGGACTCCCTTACATTGACGATTCCTAAAAACCTGAACATTTCCGGCAACTTCTCTGTCGTTGTCGCCTTTGATTTAGAGCTTTCAAATGCCGTTTGCGTGCAAAATCAGAACCAAATGCCATGGGCTTTCGTGACGAAGGATTCCATGCTCCAATTGAATACGAAGGATCGGACGGAGCTGTTGTTCAACAATTATCCGTATCCCTTCTTGCGGGATGGCGCATTTAATCAGGTAGCGGTTGTACTGCCGAAGGAGCGCGATTCCTATACGTATCGTACAATAGCCAACCTATTTAATTTGCTTGGTCAATATGTGGAGGGCAATACGGGAGACGTTCTCTTTTATAACGATGATGTTGCTGCTGATGTGTTGAAAGCCCGCAACATCATTGCGATTGGTACCTTCCAAAGCAACAAGGTCATTCGTGATCATAATGATGCGTTGTACTTCAAATATGATGCGAATGGCGCAGGCCTGCAGTCGAATGAGAAAATGAGCATTGACTCCGATTACGGCAAGCGCATCGGGACCTTGCAGCTGATTGACTCCCCGTATGAGGCGGGACATGGCTTGCTCGCCGTTACGGGAGCAGACTCGGAATATTATTATTTAGCCTCCAAGCTGGTCGCCAGTCAAGGGACGGTATGGAAGGTGTTCGGCGATGGCGTATCGACGGACAAGGACGGAAATATCAACGCCTTTCGATTTAAAAATGAGGCCGAGCCGGAGCAAGCCTCCGTTATCAGCAATGTGATGGAACGCACCGATGTGCTTAGCTTCGTAGTTGCGGCAGCGCTCGTTATGGTGCTAGTGCTCGTATCGCTGATTTTCCTAGCTCGCAAATATCGCAGAAGACGGGGTGAGCGCGATGAGGCGTAATCAGAGCAGTCTTATTTCCGATGCGGGCTTTCTGCTGCTCATCGTTGTCAGCTTCATTAGCATTGTATTTACAGCGGGAGATCCAGACCGCTACATGCAAAATATTATATTTCTCAACGTCGCTTTTCTGATTGCGATTATTACGTATTTCACGAATGTGACGACGGGGCTAATTCTCAACATTCTCTTTATTTTTGGCTTCGGTACCTATACGCTGTATGGAACGCTTGTAGGGGGAGATACGATCAGCAGCGGCAATTACTTCTGGCTCATCATGACGCCGGTGTTTACGCTGGTGACTTGGATGCTTACGCTATCGACCAGACAGCTCCAAGCAGAAAATGAACAGCTCAATAGAACAAACAGCCGCTTGGCGACGATGGATGAAAATACGAATTTGCGCAACAGCCGCTCGTTCCAAAATGACGCTGCCGTCTTCATGGCGCTGTCCACTCGATATCAAATTCCGCTCACGCTCCTCGTCGTGAACGTGAAATATTGGGATGAACTGCGGCGGATGGTCAGCGAGGAACGGATGACGGAAGCGATTTTTGAGCTTTCGCAGATGAGCCAAACGAGTATTCGGACAAATGATTCGATTTATATGCTGAGCAAGGATAATCCGACTTGGGGGCTGCTGCTGTTCACAGACCGCCAAGGGGCCAATATCGTCATCGAGCGCTTGCGGCATAAAATCCAAGAGTTTAATTCCGCTGAGTTTTCAAGCAAATACAAGGTGGAGCTGAGCCTGAAGATCGGGGCGCTGCAATATGAGCCCGAGATGATCCCGACTCCGCTTGATTTTATCGTACAGGCGCGGAAGCAGCTGGAGTATGATGTGTAAGCTGGAGGGATAGTAGAGAAGAAGCTAGGGAACGAAAATCGGTTGGAACAATAGTAAGCTGTAGAGAGCCTCTTGATTACAAGGGGTTCTTTTTTTATGCAAAACATCATCTATTATATAGAAGTTAAATTTAAAATCAATTAAATTTAAATTTACAATAAAATGTCGAATATTAAGAAGGAATGTAAATTCGGATGTAGAATAGTTAAAAATGGAATTTGATTTCTGGTTGATTTAGGAGGCGGTAGCAGTTGCTTACAGGCAGGCTTCATATGGCTCAGGCAGAGGAGAAGCATCATTCATTTCTATATCGTGTTTATGCGAGCACCCGTGAGGAAGAAGTAGGGTCATGGGGCTGGGAGGAATCGTTTCAACAGGCCTTTCTTCGCATGCAATATGATTTACAGAAGCGCTCCTATGAGGCACAGTATCCAGATGCAGAGAACTATATAGTAATGAAGGATGATTTCCAAATCGGAGTTTGCACGCTTGTTCGCAAGGTGGATAAAATGATACTCGTTAATGTGGCACTGCTGTCTGCTTTTCGAAATTCCGGCTATGGCACATATTTGCTGAAGGAGCTTCAGAGTGAGGCGACCAATAGAAAGCAGCCTATTCAACTTCATGTGATGCAGGGCAATGTGGCGCAGCGATTATACGAAAGACTTGGTTTCCACATGGTAGAGGAGCAAGGGATGCATATGTTGATGGAATGGAAGCCCTAGCAATTCTGGAGACATAGCAGACCCCTGACTTGCCTAGCATGATTTAAGAAATATCTACGAACAATCGGGGGGATTTAGACAATGAGCGAGGCTTACCTTGGTGAAATTCGCATGTTCGCTGGCAGCTATGCTCCAGTGGGCTGGGCGAAATGTGAAGGTCAAATTTTATCTATTTCTGAAAATGAAGCTCTATATGTATTATTAGGCACAACTTATGGCGGTAATGGTCAAACAACCTTTGGATTGCCAGACCTGAGAGGGAGGATTCCTATTCATAGAGGGTCCTACCAAGGCACCAATTACCCGTTAGGCATGCTCGGAGGGACGGAAAGCGTTACGCTCCAAGCCTCTCAATTACCAAACCACACTCATCCCGCTATTGCAGCAAAAACTACAGGAAGTGACACCTCTCCCCAGAACAATACTTGGGCGCAAGCAGCAGTATACTCCACAGGCCTTGATGGCAACAACAATCCACTTGCACGTAATCCTATGAATAACAACAGTGTATCGTACTTAGGCGGCAGTCAGCCTCATAGCAATATGATGCCATCTTTGACCCTCTCTTTTATTATCGCCCTTCAAGGTATTTTTCCTTCACAGAGTTAATTATTTAATAGATTTAGCACTTTAGATACAGGAGGATGAAAATGGAACCATTTGTTGGAGAAATTAGAGCATTCCCATATGGATTTACACCGAAAGGTTGGGCTTCCTGTAACGGGCAGCTTCTACAGATAGCAGCAAATCAAGCTTTGTATTCGCTGCTTGGTACGTATTATGGGGGGGATGGCAGGAATAGCTTTGCCCTTCCGAATTTACAGGGGAGAGTTCCCATTCATGTTGGACCGCAAACACCGATTGGCAGCGCAGCAGGAGAAGCGGCTCATACGTTAACGGTAGAAGAAATGCCTATGCATACGCATCAGCTCTCTGCTTCTACGGAAACGGCAGATCAAATAACTCCATCAGGAAATATATGGGCCAATACACCGTTTACGCCTTATGCTCCTCTGTCGTCGTCGAACGTTCGAATGAATGCAGGAGCTATTGCAGCAGTGGGCGGCAGCCAGCCGCACAACAATATGCAGCCCTATTTGGCATTAAATTATTGTATCGCTACTATGGGCATTTTCCCACCAAGAGGTTAAAGGAGGAGGTTTTATTATATGGATGCATATGTAGGTGAAATACGCATTTTTGCGGGAAATTTTCCACCGATGAACTGGGCGCTTTGCAACGGAGATATTTTACCAGTTTCAAGGTATTCAACACTGTTTTCTGTAATTGGCAACCAATATGGCGGAAATGGACAAACGACCTTTGCATTGCCGAATTTACAGGGCTCGGCTCCTATGGGACAGGGAGCAGGTCCTGGGCTTACGCCTACGACGGTAGGCGAGCAGAGTGGAGACGCGGCAGTCACACTTTCGACTGGTGAAATGCCTCATCATACTCATGCCGCCATGGGAGTTATGGCGCAGCAGAACGTGGATGATCCAACTAATAGTTACTGGGCGGAGACGAAGGCAGCAGGACGGCCAGCCGTTCAGCGACCGCTTTATAAATTAACAAATAATACATCCATGAGCCCACAAGCCCTTACTCCAGTAGGAGGAAGTCAGCCGCATAATAATATGCAGCCCTATCTGGCGATGAATTTCATCATATGCCTGAATGGAGAATATCCTCCAAGACCATAGATGAAACATAGGCTGACTGGTGGGAGAATATAATGGAAGTCTCTGTTATGAAAGACAAGTGATTATTAATGGCGGGTGCAGGAAATCTCGGCAGATGACTGAGAGAGCACCCGTTTTTTGGGTGGAAGAAGAAAAAATTAGAAATTAAGTGAAAATTTCTATCAGAACAAGGGGAGATGCGGTTATGAGGCATCAATTAGCGGGGCGGAGCAATAGCAAAGTCACGATGAAGCGAGGAGATTTTGGCAGCCCGATCAAGCGAGCTGCTGTGTTAATGCTTGTACTAGCTATTATGTTTAATCTGCTGCCGACAAGCATGAATGCTGCTGCCGGGACAGCGGACGGCACTTATCATTTTGGAGATGCTTTGGGTGCAGATGATTCAGGAGGAACGGGCTTCAAGAAGCAGGGAGATAAGTTTGTCGTAACGAATGGCTTTGATCAGGATGGAACTGCATTATATTCTGCACATTTGACGAATCCGAACACCAGTGGCGAGCTCGTCATTAAGGCGGAAGGGCAAAATGTGCTGAGCAGCTTTACTTTTAAAGATTTAGGTATTTCTGCATATTCTGATTTTCCGTATCCCCCCCAGCTTAGTTTGCTTACCATTACTTTAAAGGATGCTGGAGGCACAGTGATTGCTACGCACTCGAACTCAGGTAACGTTAACCTGCATGATGGTGGAGTCATTAAGAAGTTTCAAGTTTCGACTTTATTAGGAAATGGAGCCTCGTACAACTACTCGAATGTTTCCTCTGTAACGCTTCAATGGCGATTTGCAACTAGCGACGGGCCATCCAACTTGAACATTGATGATATTACTTTGTCCAATATGATAAGCCCTGTCCCTCAAGACACCCCAACCTTTAATCCGGCGGCGGGAGCAGTCGCGTTTGGAACAGAGCTGGAAATTGTATCGGCAGGAGCCGAGCATATTTACTACACGACAGATGGAAGCGCGCCAGCGACAGCGGTAGGCGGCTCGACGCTGGAATACAATGCGTCAGCGAAGCCGACGATTAGCGGAGCCATGACCGTGAAGGCAATTGCGACGAAGGCAGGCAAACCGAATAGTGCTGTAGGCAGCGCGAGCTATACGCAAGCTGTAACAGCGAATTTGACGGGACTCGCGATGAGCGGCAGTCCGAGTGGTTTTGTGTTTGCTGGCGGCACGTACGTGTATAACGGCGTAACGGTAGCGAACGGTGTTGCGAGCGTAACGGTAACACCGAGCGGAGCAGGTACGATTACCGTAGATGGAGCGACGGTAGCGAGCGGAGCAGCCTCGGCGGCGATTGCGCTTACGCCGGGAGTGGAGCGCACGATTACCATTGTCGCAACAGAAACAGGAAAAAGTGCAAGGACTTATGTGATTAAAGTGACGCGCGAGCAGGTGGCGCAGGCAACGCCGACGTTCAACCCAGCGGCGGGAGCGGTGGCATTTGGAACGGAGCTTGAGATTATATCGGCAGGAGCCGACCATATTTACTACACGACGGACGGAAGCACGCCAGCGACAGCGGTAGGCGGCTCGACGCTGGAATACAATGCGTCAGCGAAGCCGACGATTAGCGCAGCAGTGACGGTGAAGGCGATTGCCACGAAGGCGGGCAATCTGGACAGTGCTGTAGGCAGCGTAAGCTATACGCAAGCTGCTACAGCGAATTTATCGGGTCTGGCGCTAAGCGGCAGTCCGAGCGGTTTTGTGTTTGCTGGCGGCACGTACGCGTATAACGGCGTAACGGTAGCGAACGGTGTTGCGAGCGTAACGGTAACACCGAGCGGAGCAGGTACGATTACCGTAGATGGAGCGACGGTAGCGAGCGGAGCAGCCTCGGCGGCGATTACGCTTACGCCGGGAGTGGAGCGCACGATTACCATTGTCGCAACAGAAACAGGAAAAAGTGCAAAGACTTATGTGATTAAAGTGACGCGCGAGCAGGTGGCGCAGGCAACGCCGACGTTCAATCCGGCGGCGGGAGCGGTGGCATTCGGAACGGAGCTTGAGATTATATCGGCAGGAGCCGACCATATTTACTACACGACGGACGGAAGCACGCCAGCGACAGCGGTAGGCGGCTCGACGCTTGAGTATAATGCGTCAGCGAAGCCAGTCATAAATGCAGCCATGACGGTAAAAGCGATTGCGACAAAGACGCACAATCTGGACAGCACGATTGCGAGTGCAAGCTACACGCAAGCCGCAACGGCGAATTTGACAGATGTTGAGCTAAGCGGCAGTCCAAGCGGTTTTGTGTTTGCTGGCGGTACGTACGTGTATAACGGCGTAACGGTAGCGAACGGTGTTGCGAGCGTAACGGTAACACCGAGCGGAGCAGGTACGATTACCGTAGATGGAGCGACGGTAGCGAGCGGAGCAGCGTCGGCGGCGATTACGCTTACGCCGGGAGTGGAGCGCACGATTACCATTGTCGCAACAGAGGCAGGGAAAAGTGCAAAGACTTATGTGATTAAAGTGACGCGCGAGCAGGTGGCGCAGGCAACGCCGACGTTCAATCCGGCGGCGGGAGCGGTGGCATTTGGAACGGAGCTTGAGATTGTGTCGGCAGGAGCCGACCATATTTACTACACGACGGACGGAAGCACGCCAGCGACAGCGGTAGGCGGCTCGACGCTTGAGTATAATGCAGCAGCGAAGCCAGTCATAAATGCAGCCATGACGGTAAAAGCGATTGCGACAAAGACGCACAATCTGGATAGCGCAGTTGCGAGTGCAAGCTACACGCAAGCCGCAACGGCGAATTTGACAGACGTTGAGCTAAGCGGCAGTCCAAGCGGTTTTGTGTTTGCTGGCGGCACGTACGTGTATAACGGCGTAACGGTAGCGAACGGTGTTGCGAGCGTAACGGTAACACCGAGCGGAGCTGGTACGATTACCGTAGATGGAGCGACGGTAGCGAGCGGAGCAGCGTCGTCGGCAATTACGCTTACGCCGGGAGTGGAGCGCACGATTACCATTGTCGCAACAGAAACAGGAAAAAGTGCAAAGACGTATGTCATAAAAGTGACGCGCGAGCAGGTGGCGCAGGCAACGCCGACGTTCAACCCAGCGGCGGGAGCGGTGGCATTCGGAACGGAGCTTGAGATTGTATCGGCAGGAGCCGATCACATCTACTACACGGTAGACGGAAGCACGCCAGCGACAGCGGTAGGCGGCTCGACGCTTGAGTATAATGCAGCAGCGAAGCCAGTCATAAATGCAGCCATGACGGTAAAAGCGATTGCGACAAAGACGCACAATCTGGATAGCGCAGTTGCGAGTGCAAGCTACACGCAAGCCGCAACGGCGAATTTGACAGACGTTGAGCTAAGCGGCAGTCCGAGTGGTTTTGTGTTTGCTGGCGGTACGTACGCGTATAACGGCGTAACGGTAGCGAACGGTGTTGCGAGCGTAACGGTAACACCGAGCGGAACTGGTACGATTACCGTAGATGGAGCGACGGTAGCGAGCGGAGCAGCGTCGTCGGCAATTACGCTTACGCCGGGAGTGGAGCGCACGATTACCATTGTCGCAACAGAAACAGGAAAAAGTGCAAAGACTTATGTGATTAAAGTGACGCGCGAGCAGGTGGCGCAAGCAACGCCGACGTTCAACCCAGCGGCGGGAGCGGTGGCATTCGGAACGGAGCTTGAGATTGTGTCGGCAGGAGCCGACCATATTTACTACACGACAGATGGCAGCGATCCAGCGACAGCGGTAGGCGGCTCGACGCTTGAGTATAATGCAGCAGCGAAGCCGACGATTAGCGCAGCGATGACCGTGAAGGCGATTGCGACGAAGGCAGACAATCTGGACAGTGCGATTGCCAGCGCGAGCTATACGCAGGCTGAGGTGGCCAATCTAACTAATTTGGTATTGAGTGGAACGCCGAGCGGTTTTGTTTTTGCTGGCGGAACGTATGACTATAGTGAATTGACAGTGGCGTATAACGTCTCTGCTCTCACCGTTACAGCAAGCGGGTCAGGAACGATTAAGGTAGATGGAGTGACGGTAACAAGCGGAATAGCTTCTGCACCAATTAGCCTGAATGCTGGTATAGAGCAGACTATCAAGATTGTTGTAGAAGAAGCAGGTAAGCTATCCAAAACCTATACGGTGAAGGTAACGCGCTTAAACATTCAAGCTCCTAGCGCACCTGCTAGTGTCACAGCTACCTCCGGCAATGCACAGGCCGTCGTTAGCTTTACGGCACCTGTTAATAATGGAGGCAGCCCGGTGAAGGGGTATGAAGTAACAGCGATGCCAGGTAATATTACCGTCTCTGGTATCAGCAGTCCAATAACGGTAACGGGACTTACGAATGGAACCCGATATACTTTCACAGTCAAAGCTCTCAATAATGCGGGCAGCAGTGATGCTTCTGTTCCTTCTAATGAGGTAACGCCGACGGCTCCTTCCAGTGGTGGAGGCAGCACGAGCAATCCGAGTACACCGGCAAATACGGGCGTTAGTATCATCATAAACGGTGTCGTTTACAACATGGGTTCAGCTTCAACTACTAATGTGAACAATCGAACCGTAACGACGTTAAGCGTGAATCAGGAAGCGCTGAACAACAGGCTTGCAGAGGAAGCAAGTGGCGTTATCGTTACATTTCCTGTAAATATCCAATCCGATTCCTTAATCGTGAAGCTTAATGGAAATCATGTAAAGGCACTGGAGCAAAAGCAAGCCCTTGTTAAAATTCAGACGGGCAACGTCTCTTACACACTGCCTATACAGCAAATTACAGGCTCTGCGGTTATAAGAGAACAGCTGCTGCAAACAGGTCTTGAGCAATTGGAGTTTCAAATTGAGCTAGCAGCACTAACGCCTAGCAGGCTAGCGGAAGTGAAGGCTGCTGCTGCCAAGGGTGGCTTTGAGCTTATTGGAATGCCGCTTGATTTTACAGTCAAGATTGTAAATGGAACGACGCAGCAGGAGATTGCGCAATTTAGTGTATATGTTGAGCGGGAGCTAGCCATTCCAAGCACGATTGACCCGAAGCGAATTACAACGGCGATTGTAGTCGAGCAGGATGGCAGCGTTCGTCATATCCCAACAAAGATCGTACAGGCGAATAGCAACTACTGGGCAAAAATTTACAGTCTCACGAATAGCACCTACGCCTTGATCTGGAATCCTGTTACGTTCAAGGATACGGCTGGACATTGGGCTGAGCAGGCAATTAATGATATGGGCTCGCGCCTCGTCATAAGCGGCATTGGCGGAGATCGCTTTAACCCAAATGCGTCGATTACCCGTGCCGAATTCGCAGCTATTATGGTCAGAGGTCTAGGATTGAAGCTGGAAGCGGGAGCCTCCGGATTTGCAGATGTGCAAGCCAGCGCATGGTATAATAATGCGATTCGAACGGCTGTGGCCTATAAGCTGATCAATGGCTTTGAAGACGGAACCTTCCGGCCTAATGAGCCAATAACTCGCGAGCAAGCGACGGTCATCATTGCTAAAGCAATGGTTATCACCGGACTGAAGGCGGGATTGCCGGCGGGCAATGCAGATGACATATTACGTCCTTATGCTGATGCGAATGAAGCGGCAGCGTGGGCAAGAAGCAGCCTTGCAGACAGCTTGCAGGGTGGAATTATTTCAGGCCGATCTGGTGCGCAGTTGGCCCCTCAAGCCTTGATCACCAGAGCGGAAATTGCGGTCATGGTACAGAGGCTGCTTGCCAATTCAAAGCTTATTTAAAAGATTCAAGCATAAAACAGCCCCTGTAGACGTAGGTCTTCGGGGGCTGTTTGCACTGCGGCCATCCGCAAAATTTTAACCGAAAAGAGCTATCTCATTTCCTCATCTACTGAAAATAATTCCTGAAGGCTGGCAATTGCCTGCATTCGATCACTTGTGCCGAGCTTGCTGTATATGATGCTGACGTAATTTTTGACCGTGCCGACGCTCATAAATAATGTATCCGCAATTTGCGGGTTGGTCAGCGGCTGCACCATAAGGGTAATGATTTGCTTTTCACGTTCTGTAAACTGGAGTCCCAGCCTCTTGAGCTTTTGGACATTCAATTCCCTTGGGGCTGCCTTGGACATTGCTGACAGGCGAGTGGCAAGCTTGGCTGCAATTTCCGGAG
This window encodes:
- a CDS encoding GNAT family N-acetyltransferase, whose amino-acid sequence is MLTGRLHMAQAEEKHHSFLYRVYASTREEEVGSWGWEESFQQAFLRMQYDLQKRSYEAQYPDAENYIVMKDDFQIGVCTLVRKVDKMILVNVALLSAFRNSGYGTYLLKELQSEATNRKQPIQLHVMQGNVAQRLYERLGFHMVEEQGMHMLMEWKP
- a CDS encoding cellulose biosynthesis cyclic di-GMP-binding regulatory protein BcsB, yielding MKIRIFVITCICMAMLLGQFGQLGRATASAAEAPGTESYKISFVAADTSMSGVMTSRQDFFQIPSYWDVSSVTVNVDYMVSQLADKDRSSVTLAINGVAFYSFRPDRTVEKKQRLSVTIPRELLAEGSNTLSTVGSIETIVNDQICSPDETRDNWLQLYSSSSVDVRYVSKPLDGSIRDFNERFTGLDSGSKSLNTVAVPAQASAAEMEASVYVLSGFAKANTLQDKTIPLLGFDDQYYAGKKLITAVALYDQLTSGLKAAVGTPDLNGKGLLQLVRQGEQWVLVVTAKDEAMLVKASRLVANQALMGQLDGDRKIVDESTDVSTPVVSISRNVVLTESGDELKGSRHQEKAYFVSLPANRSIADASKISLDFRYAKNLDFDRSMVTVLINNTPIGSKKLTEELANGDSLTLTIPKNLNISGNFSVVVAFDLELSNAVCVQNQNQMPWAFVTKDSMLQLNTKDRTELLFNNYPYPFLRDGAFNQVAVVLPKERDSYTYRTIANLFNLLGQYVEGNTGDVLFYNDDVAADVLKARNIIAIGTFQSNKVIRDHNDALYFKYDANGAGLQSNEKMSIDSDYGKRIGTLQLIDSPYEAGHGLLAVTGADSEYYYLASKLVASQGTVWKVFGDGVSTDKDGNINAFRFKNEAEPEQASVISNVMERTDVLSFVVAAALVMVLVLVSLIFLARKYRRRRGERDEA
- a CDS encoding tail fiber protein, which produces MEPFVGEIRAFPYGFTPKGWASCNGQLLQIAANQALYSLLGTYYGGDGRNSFALPNLQGRVPIHVGPQTPIGSAAGEAAHTLTVEEMPMHTHQLSASTETADQITPSGNIWANTPFTPYAPLSSSNVRMNAGAIAAVGGSQPHNNMQPYLALNYCIATMGIFPPRG
- a CDS encoding diguanylate cyclase, translating into MRRNQSSLISDAGFLLLIVVSFISIVFTAGDPDRYMQNIIFLNVAFLIAIITYFTNVTTGLILNILFIFGFGTYTLYGTLVGGDTISSGNYFWLIMTPVFTLVTWMLTLSTRQLQAENEQLNRTNSRLATMDENTNLRNSRSFQNDAAVFMALSTRYQIPLTLLVVNVKYWDELRRMVSEERMTEAIFELSQMSQTSIRTNDSIYMLSKDNPTWGLLLFTDRQGANIVIERLRHKIQEFNSAEFSSKYKVELSLKIGALQYEPEMIPTPLDFIVQARKQLEYDV
- a CDS encoding tail fiber protein, with translation MSEAYLGEIRMFAGSYAPVGWAKCEGQILSISENEALYVLLGTTYGGNGQTTFGLPDLRGRIPIHRGSYQGTNYPLGMLGGTESVTLQASQLPNHTHPAIAAKTTGSDTSPQNNTWAQAAVYSTGLDGNNNPLARNPMNNNSVSYLGGSQPHSNMMPSLTLSFIIALQGIFPSQS
- a CDS encoding cadherin-like beta sandwich domain-containing protein encodes the protein MRHQLAGRSNSKVTMKRGDFGSPIKRAAVLMLVLAIMFNLLPTSMNAAAGTADGTYHFGDALGADDSGGTGFKKQGDKFVVTNGFDQDGTALYSAHLTNPNTSGELVIKAEGQNVLSSFTFKDLGISAYSDFPYPPQLSLLTITLKDAGGTVIATHSNSGNVNLHDGGVIKKFQVSTLLGNGASYNYSNVSSVTLQWRFATSDGPSNLNIDDITLSNMISPVPQDTPTFNPAAGAVAFGTELEIVSAGAEHIYYTTDGSAPATAVGGSTLEYNASAKPTISGAMTVKAIATKAGKPNSAVGSASYTQAVTANLTGLAMSGSPSGFVFAGGTYVYNGVTVANGVASVTVTPSGAGTITVDGATVASGAASAAIALTPGVERTITIVATETGKSARTYVIKVTREQVAQATPTFNPAAGAVAFGTELEIISAGADHIYYTTDGSTPATAVGGSTLEYNASAKPTISAAVTVKAIATKAGNLDSAVGSVSYTQAATANLSGLALSGSPSGFVFAGGTYAYNGVTVANGVASVTVTPSGAGTITVDGATVASGAASAAITLTPGVERTITIVATETGKSAKTYVIKVTREQVAQATPTFNPAAGAVAFGTELEIISAGADHIYYTTDGSTPATAVGGSTLEYNASAKPVINAAMTVKAIATKTHNLDSTIASASYTQAATANLTDVELSGSPSGFVFAGGTYVYNGVTVANGVASVTVTPSGAGTITVDGATVASGAASAAITLTPGVERTITIVATEAGKSAKTYVIKVTREQVAQATPTFNPAAGAVAFGTELEIVSAGADHIYYTTDGSTPATAVGGSTLEYNAAAKPVINAAMTVKAIATKTHNLDSAVASASYTQAATANLTDVELSGSPSGFVFAGGTYVYNGVTVANGVASVTVTPSGAGTITVDGATVASGAASSAITLTPGVERTITIVATETGKSAKTYVIKVTREQVAQATPTFNPAAGAVAFGTELEIVSAGADHIYYTVDGSTPATAVGGSTLEYNAAAKPVINAAMTVKAIATKTHNLDSAVASASYTQAATANLTDVELSGSPSGFVFAGGTYAYNGVTVANGVASVTVTPSGTGTITVDGATVASGAASSAITLTPGVERTITIVATETGKSAKTYVIKVTREQVAQATPTFNPAAGAVAFGTELEIVSAGADHIYYTTDGSDPATAVGGSTLEYNAAAKPTISAAMTVKAIATKADNLDSAIASASYTQAEVANLTNLVLSGTPSGFVFAGGTYDYSELTVAYNVSALTVTASGSGTIKVDGVTVTSGIASAPISLNAGIEQTIKIVVEEAGKLSKTYTVKVTRLNIQAPSAPASVTATSGNAQAVVSFTAPVNNGGSPVKGYEVTAMPGNITVSGISSPITVTGLTNGTRYTFTVKALNNAGSSDASVPSNEVTPTAPSSGGGSTSNPSTPANTGVSIIINGVVYNMGSASTTNVNNRTVTTLSVNQEALNNRLAEEASGVIVTFPVNIQSDSLIVKLNGNHVKALEQKQALVKIQTGNVSYTLPIQQITGSAVIREQLLQTGLEQLEFQIELAALTPSRLAEVKAAAAKGGFELIGMPLDFTVKIVNGTTQQEIAQFSVYVERELAIPSTIDPKRITTAIVVEQDGSVRHIPTKIVQANSNYWAKIYSLTNSTYALIWNPVTFKDTAGHWAEQAINDMGSRLVISGIGGDRFNPNASITRAEFAAIMVRGLGLKLEAGASGFADVQASAWYNNAIRTAVAYKLINGFEDGTFRPNEPITREQATVIIAKAMVITGLKAGLPAGNADDILRPYADANEAAAWARSSLADSLQGGIISGRSGAQLAPQALITRAEIAVMVQRLLANSKLI
- a CDS encoding tail fiber protein, whose translation is MDAYVGEIRIFAGNFPPMNWALCNGDILPVSRYSTLFSVIGNQYGGNGQTTFALPNLQGSAPMGQGAGPGLTPTTVGEQSGDAAVTLSTGEMPHHTHAAMGVMAQQNVDDPTNSYWAETKAAGRPAVQRPLYKLTNNTSMSPQALTPVGGSQPHNNMQPYLAMNFIICLNGEYPPRP